A stretch of Longimicrobium sp. DNA encodes these proteins:
- a CDS encoding c-type cytochrome: protein MPRPTTGRTRPAAFCALALGAALAACTPGGDYGYDRVSHRDYPPEVPQATNPDPPPLRPGAMASAAPQKLVAKNLPAGVTQAMVDEGQELFSNPCAACHGAGGAGTPSAPPLNDGQWLNISGAYPEIVTVINNGVPQPREHPGMMPPKGGRADLTEPQVRALAAYVFALSHQGEQ from the coding sequence ATGCCTCGACCGACGACCGGCCGCACGCGGCCGGCGGCCTTCTGCGCGCTCGCCCTGGGCGCCGCCCTCGCGGCGTGCACCCCGGGCGGCGACTACGGCTACGACCGCGTCTCGCACCGCGACTATCCGCCCGAGGTGCCCCAGGCCACCAATCCCGACCCGCCGCCGCTGCGCCCCGGCGCCATGGCGAGCGCCGCCCCGCAGAAGCTGGTGGCGAAGAACCTCCCGGCGGGGGTCACCCAGGCCATGGTCGACGAGGGGCAGGAGCTCTTCTCCAACCCCTGCGCCGCCTGCCACGGGGCGGGGGGCGCGGGGACCCCGTCGGCGCCGCCGCTCAACGACGGCCAGTGGCTGAACATCTCGGGCGCCTACCCCGAGATCGTCACCGTCATCAACAACGGCGTCCCGCAGCCCAGGGAGCACCCGGGGATGATGCCGCCCAAAGGCGGCCGCGCCGACCTCACCGAGCCGCAGGTCCGCGCGCTGGCCGCCTACGTCTTCGCCTTGAGCCACCAGGGAGAGCAATGA
- a CDS encoding SufE family protein — protein MTEPTQTTGVPPSIAKILRRFETLSPDLTRQALVQYANRLPPLPERFQGVDQERYRVHECMTPVALFPEVVDGKMYFHADVPRESAAIRALLAMLFEALNGQPPEATLAIPPDFVRQVMGKIGLQAREHGLNAMVERLKSAARRAAGERAAAAAG, from the coding sequence ATGACCGAGCCGACCCAGACGACCGGAGTCCCGCCGTCGATCGCGAAGATCCTGCGGCGCTTCGAGACGCTGTCGCCCGACCTCACGCGGCAGGCGCTGGTGCAGTACGCCAACCGGCTCCCCCCGCTCCCCGAGCGCTTCCAGGGGGTGGACCAGGAGCGCTACCGCGTGCACGAGTGCATGACGCCGGTGGCGCTCTTCCCCGAGGTGGTGGACGGGAAGATGTACTTCCACGCCGACGTCCCGCGCGAGAGCGCCGCCATCCGGGCGCTCCTGGCCATGCTCTTCGAGGCGCTCAACGGGCAGCCCCCCGAGGCCACCCTGGCCATCCCCCCCGACTTCGTGCGCCAGGTGATGGGGAAGATCGGCCTGCAGGCGCGCGAGCACGGGCTGAACGCCATGGTCGAGCGCCTGAAGTCCGCCGCCCGCCGCGCCGCCGGGGAGCGCGCGGCGGCGGCCGCGGGGTGA
- a CDS encoding SGNH/GDSL hydrolase family protein, translating into MRLSTSRRLLALAALPLLALGACVGDGDDLLTEAPAGAAGGALFERYVALGNSITAGFQSGGIVDSLQARAYPVLLSQRAGNFNFGIPWLAKPGCPAPFTAPFTPQTGVPACALRVADPDSVPTYVQNLAVPGVRIADLFAIPSGSIAQLYTLVTGGRTQVQAMIDAEPTFVSVWIGNNDALNAVASGVLGPLAAGADSNLTRLAPFQARVTELAGAINASGAQGAALVGVVNAIQFAPIVQPGAFFFLARDVTTRRFNGKLVNDNCSPVNNLGQPNPLAANLVSFQAVTSTAIPEINCDPAQQGGLFLLDQTEIAVITARINAYNAALQAAAAANNWVYVDPNTIFAPQLTTRTSGRTNQIRKCIDLATATTAAQFQAAVLNTCPVTGATAAPNLFGALISLDAVHPSSAAHVLFANALAAAINARYGTTLATS; encoded by the coding sequence ATGAGACTTTCAACCAGCCGGCGCCTGCTCGCCCTGGCCGCGCTGCCCCTGCTGGCGCTGGGTGCCTGCGTGGGCGACGGCGACGACCTGCTCACCGAGGCCCCCGCCGGCGCCGCGGGCGGCGCCCTCTTCGAGCGCTACGTGGCGCTGGGCAACTCCATCACGGCCGGCTTCCAGTCAGGCGGCATCGTGGACTCGCTGCAGGCGCGCGCCTACCCGGTGCTGCTGTCGCAGCGGGCGGGCAACTTCAACTTCGGCATCCCCTGGCTGGCCAAGCCCGGGTGCCCGGCGCCCTTCACCGCCCCCTTCACCCCGCAGACCGGGGTGCCGGCGTGCGCGCTGCGCGTCGCCGACCCCGACTCGGTGCCCACCTACGTGCAGAACCTGGCGGTGCCGGGGGTGCGCATCGCCGACCTCTTCGCGATCCCCTCGGGCTCCATCGCGCAGCTCTACACGCTCGTCACCGGCGGGCGCACGCAGGTGCAGGCCATGATCGACGCCGAGCCCACCTTCGTGTCGGTGTGGATCGGCAACAACGACGCCCTGAACGCGGTGGCGAGCGGCGTGCTGGGGCCGCTGGCGGCGGGCGCCGACTCCAACCTCACCCGGCTGGCCCCCTTCCAGGCGCGGGTCACCGAGCTGGCGGGCGCCATCAACGCCTCGGGCGCGCAGGGCGCGGCGCTGGTGGGGGTGGTCAACGCCATCCAGTTCGCCCCCATCGTGCAGCCCGGCGCGTTCTTCTTCCTGGCGCGCGACGTGACCACGCGGCGCTTCAACGGCAAGCTGGTCAACGACAACTGCTCGCCGGTCAACAACCTGGGCCAGCCCAACCCGCTCGCGGCCAACCTGGTGAGCTTCCAGGCGGTCACCTCCACGGCGATCCCCGAGATCAACTGCGACCCGGCGCAGCAGGGCGGGCTCTTCCTGCTGGACCAGACCGAGATCGCGGTGATCACGGCGCGGATCAACGCCTACAACGCGGCGCTCCAGGCCGCCGCCGCCGCCAACAACTGGGTGTACGTGGACCCCAACACGATCTTCGCGCCGCAGCTGACCACGCGCACCTCGGGCCGCACCAACCAGATCCGTAAGTGCATCGACCTGGCCACGGCCACCACCGCGGCGCAGTTCCAGGCGGCGGTGCTGAACACCTGCCCCGTCACCGGCGCCACGGCGGCGCCCAACCTGTTCGGCGCGCTGATCTCCCTCGACGCCGTGCACCCGTCGAGCGCGGCGCACGTGCTGTTCGCCAACGCCCTGGCCGCGGCGATCAACGCCCGGTACGGCACCACGCTCGCCACCAGCTGA
- a CDS encoding outer membrane protein transport protein — protein MRRSLAIAGAAALACAAVGTPLSAQGSSVDQHSACMAGRVGAGIASPCDDGSAVYFSPAGLAMRPSAVGLNLTLIRASSKFEYHAGRQPPLEDNPVRRDPEVVPVPALWLSYRPNPRLAAAVGVFAPYGLGLEWPVCPTDDADCDQLNFEGRYTGYDNSLRSIYVQPTVAYQVAPGFSLGAGLDYVRLTIDVSQRADAPSVGLSGRDIADANLKGDGNALTGHVGAVLRLSPRTTLGARYLHSVKVDMDGDADFTQIATGTVFDAALAAQFAPGGPLADQAIATEIELPAQAVAGLAYRATDALMLFADYQWTGWKSFDQFDIVFENGDTTVLELDYRNTNTFRFAAEYGWNERLALRAGFRYNTAATPRATPFLPEGERNYYTVGLGYRVTPALSADLAFQYINQPPREGAVRPGGGRVGVYSSSGQVFGFTLAYRFGGGGAP, from the coding sequence ATGAGACGAAGTCTGGCAATCGCCGGCGCCGCCGCCCTCGCGTGCGCCGCGGTTGGCACGCCGCTCTCCGCGCAGGGGTCGTCCGTCGACCAGCACAGCGCGTGCATGGCCGGCCGCGTGGGCGCCGGCATCGCGTCGCCCTGCGACGACGGCTCGGCCGTGTACTTCAGCCCGGCCGGGCTCGCGATGCGCCCCAGCGCCGTGGGCCTGAACCTCACCCTCATCCGCGCCAGCAGCAAGTTCGAATACCACGCCGGCCGGCAGCCGCCCCTCGAGGACAACCCGGTGCGGCGCGACCCCGAGGTGGTGCCCGTCCCCGCGCTCTGGCTCTCGTACCGGCCCAACCCCCGCCTGGCCGCCGCCGTGGGCGTGTTCGCCCCGTACGGGCTGGGGCTCGAGTGGCCGGTGTGCCCGACCGACGACGCCGACTGCGACCAGCTCAACTTCGAGGGGCGCTACACGGGGTACGACAACTCGCTGCGCTCCATCTACGTGCAGCCCACCGTGGCGTACCAGGTGGCCCCCGGCTTCTCGCTGGGCGCGGGGCTCGACTACGTGCGCCTGACCATCGACGTCAGCCAGCGCGCCGACGCCCCCTCCGTGGGGCTCAGCGGGCGCGACATCGCCGACGCCAACCTCAAGGGCGACGGCAACGCCCTCACCGGGCACGTGGGCGCCGTCCTCCGGCTCTCGCCCCGCACCACGCTGGGCGCGCGCTACCTGCACTCGGTGAAGGTCGACATGGACGGCGACGCCGACTTCACCCAGATCGCCACGGGAACGGTGTTCGACGCCGCGCTGGCCGCCCAGTTCGCCCCCGGCGGGCCGCTGGCCGACCAGGCGATCGCCACCGAGATCGAGCTCCCCGCCCAGGCCGTGGCGGGCCTCGCCTACCGCGCCACCGACGCCCTCATGCTCTTCGCCGACTACCAGTGGACCGGGTGGAAGAGCTTCGACCAGTTCGACATCGTCTTCGAGAACGGCGACACCACGGTGCTGGAGCTCGACTACCGCAACACCAACACCTTCCGCTTCGCCGCCGAGTACGGCTGGAACGAGCGGCTGGCGCTGCGCGCGGGCTTCCGCTACAACACCGCCGCCACCCCCCGGGCCACCCCGTTCCTCCCCGAGGGCGAGCGCAACTACTACACGGTGGGGCTCGGCTACCGGGTGACGCCCGCGCTCTCGGCCGACCTGGCGTTCCAGTACATCAACCAGCCCCCGCGCGAGGGCGCCGTGCGCCCGGGCGGCGGCCGGGTGGGCGTCTACTCCTCGAGCGGGCAGGTCTTCGGCTTCACGCTGGCGTACCGGTTCGGCGGCGGCGGCGCCCCGTGA